One region of Tachysurus vachellii isolate PV-2020 chromosome 11, HZAU_Pvac_v1, whole genome shotgun sequence genomic DNA includes:
- the prdm6 gene encoding putative histone-lysine N-methyltransferase PRDM6 isoform X4 translates to MLKPGDQSGSAFLKVDPTYLQHWQQLFPQSQLKNCAIPQIPAPDRAPVAAESLRQRTGLISSTTAPAALTPSSSSSCAPAVSALASLTQLSVPQLALFGHTLCTEEAPAENSGASQSKELSLQNNFNDKPSRLKLTSEELDYYLYGQQRMEIIPLNNHTSDLNNRCDMCADNRNGECPMHGPLHSLRRLVGTSSASTAVPPPEVPEWLRDLPREVCLCTSTVPGLGYGICAAQRIPQGTWIGPFQGIPLLLDKVHSGAARNTRHLWEIYDHEGTLQHFIDGNDPNKSSWMRYIRCARHCGEQNMTVVQYRSCIFYRACMDIPRGTELLVWYNDSYTSFFGIPLQCIAQDENLNVPSTVIEAMSRQESLQPFSKTSKSSSSTMLQRSMVFPHSPCSRSFSLLDKVGNMESGFNQLNPKNQRILASPTSTSQLNSEFSDWHLWKCGQCFKTFTQRILLQMHVCTQNPDRPYQCGHCSQSFAQPSELRNHVVTHSSDRPFKCGYCGRAFAGATTLNNHIRTHTGEKPFK, encoded by the exons ATGCTGAAGCCGGGGGATCAGAGCGGTTCTGCTTTTCTTAAAGTGGATCCGACTTATCTTCAGCACTGGCAGCAGCTTTTCCCGCAGAGTCAGCTGAAGAACTGCGCAATTCCGCAAATCCCTGCACCCGATCGTGCGCCTGTAGCAGCGGAAAGCCTCCGTCAGAGAACCGGTTTAATTTCCTCCACCACCGCTCCAGCCGCTTTAACGCCATCCTCGAGCTCGTCCTGCGCTCCTGCCGTGTCCGCGCTCGCGAGTTTAACGCAGCTCTCCGTGCCGCAGCTCGCGCTATTCGGACACACTCTCTGTACCGAGGAGGCACCGGCCGAAAACAGCGGCGCTTCTCAGTCTAAGGAACTTTCCCTGCAGAACAACTTTAACGACAAACCGTCCCGGTTGAAGCTGACTTCAGAGGAACTGGACTACTATCTGTACGGACAGCAGAGGATGGAGATTATACCATTAAACAATCACACCAGTGATCTCAATAACC GCTGTGACATGTGTGCAGATAACCGGAACGGCGAGTGCCCCATGCACGGGCCCCTGCACTCGCTGAGGCGCCTGGTAGGTACAAGTAGTGCATCCACTGCTGTGCCCCCTCCCGAGGTTCCCGAGTGGCTGCGTGACCTACCCCGTGAAGTCTGCCTTTGCACCAGCACAGTGCCAGGCCTGGGCTACGGTATCTGTGCTGCCCAGCGCATACCACAGGGCACTTGGATTGGGCCTTTTCAGGGTATTCCTCTGCTTCTGGATAAAGTGCACTCTGGAGCGGCGCGCAACACAAGACACTTATGGGAG ATCTATGACCACGAGGGCACATTACAGCACTTTATTGATGGCAATGATCCAAACAAGTCAAGCTGGATGAGGTACATCCGCTGTGCCAGACACTGTGGGGAACAGAACATGACAGTGGTTCAGTACAG ATCGTGTATTTTCTACCGGGCTTGTATGGATATTCCACGAGGAACCGAGCTTCTGGTCTGGTACAATGACAGTTACACCTCCTTCTTTGGCATCCCACTACAATGCATCGCACAGGACGAAAATT TAAACGTGCCATCTACTGTAATTGAGGCCATGTCCCGACAGGAAAGCCTGCAACCTTTCAGCAAAACGTCCAAATCCTCTTCATCCACTATGCTGCAGCGCTCCATGGTTTTCCCTCACTCGCCTTGCTCACGGAGCTTCTCTCTTCTAGACAAGGTGGGCAACATGGAGTCAGGCTTTAATCAGCTGAACCCCAAGAACCAGCGTATCCTGGCCAGTCCCACATCTACCAGCCAACTTAACAGTGAGTTCAGTGACTGGCACCTCTGGAAGTGTGGCCAATGCTTCAAGACCTTCACACAGCGCATTCTTCTGCAaatgcatgtgtgcacacagaacCCAGACAG ACCGTATCAGTGCGGACACTGTTCACAGTCTTTTGCCCAACCCTCAGAGCTGCGCAACCATGTGGTAACGCATTCCAGTGACCGGCCTTTCAAGTGTGGCTATTGCGGCCGAGCTTTCGCTGGAGCCACGACACTTAACAACCACATCCGCACCCACACCGGGGAGAAGCCATTCAAGTAA
- the prdm6 gene encoding putative histone-lysine N-methyltransferase PRDM6 isoform X2, producing the protein MLKPGDQSGSAFLKVDPTYLQHWQQLFPQSQLKNCAIPQIPAPDRAPVAAESLRQRTGLISSTTAPAALTPSSSSSCAPAVSALASLTQLSVPQLALFGHTLCTEEAPAENSGASQSKELSLQNNFNDKPSRLKLTSEELDYYLYGQQRMEIIPLNNHTSDLNNRCDMCADNRNGECPMHGPLHSLRRLVGTSSASTAVPPPEVPEWLRDLPREVCLCTSTVPGLGYGICAAQRIPQGTWIGPFQGIPLLLDKVHSGAARNTRHLWEIYDHEGTLQHFIDGNDPNKSSWMRYIRCARHCGEQNMTVVQYRSCIFYRACMDIPRGTELLVWYNDSYTSFFGIPLQCIAQDENLNVPSTVIEAMSRQESLQPFSKTSKSSSSTMLQRSMVFPHSPCSRSFSLLDKVGNMESGFNQLNPKNQRILASPTSTSQLNSEFSDWHLWKCGQCFKTFTQRILLQMHVCTQNPDRPYQCGHCSQSFAQPSELRNHVVTHSSDRPFKCGYCGRAFAGATTLNNHIRTHTGEKPFNGTGLNLQFGISSVCERCERSFTQATQLSRHQRMPNECKPISESSESIEVD; encoded by the exons ATGCTGAAGCCGGGGGATCAGAGCGGTTCTGCTTTTCTTAAAGTGGATCCGACTTATCTTCAGCACTGGCAGCAGCTTTTCCCGCAGAGTCAGCTGAAGAACTGCGCAATTCCGCAAATCCCTGCACCCGATCGTGCGCCTGTAGCAGCGGAAAGCCTCCGTCAGAGAACCGGTTTAATTTCCTCCACCACCGCTCCAGCCGCTTTAACGCCATCCTCGAGCTCGTCCTGCGCTCCTGCCGTGTCCGCGCTCGCGAGTTTAACGCAGCTCTCCGTGCCGCAGCTCGCGCTATTCGGACACACTCTCTGTACCGAGGAGGCACCGGCCGAAAACAGCGGCGCTTCTCAGTCTAAGGAACTTTCCCTGCAGAACAACTTTAACGACAAACCGTCCCGGTTGAAGCTGACTTCAGAGGAACTGGACTACTATCTGTACGGACAGCAGAGGATGGAGATTATACCATTAAACAATCACACCAGTGATCTCAATAACC GCTGTGACATGTGTGCAGATAACCGGAACGGCGAGTGCCCCATGCACGGGCCCCTGCACTCGCTGAGGCGCCTGGTAGGTACAAGTAGTGCATCCACTGCTGTGCCCCCTCCCGAGGTTCCCGAGTGGCTGCGTGACCTACCCCGTGAAGTCTGCCTTTGCACCAGCACAGTGCCAGGCCTGGGCTACGGTATCTGTGCTGCCCAGCGCATACCACAGGGCACTTGGATTGGGCCTTTTCAGGGTATTCCTCTGCTTCTGGATAAAGTGCACTCTGGAGCGGCGCGCAACACAAGACACTTATGGGAG ATCTATGACCACGAGGGCACATTACAGCACTTTATTGATGGCAATGATCCAAACAAGTCAAGCTGGATGAGGTACATCCGCTGTGCCAGACACTGTGGGGAACAGAACATGACAGTGGTTCAGTACAG ATCGTGTATTTTCTACCGGGCTTGTATGGATATTCCACGAGGAACCGAGCTTCTGGTCTGGTACAATGACAGTTACACCTCCTTCTTTGGCATCCCACTACAATGCATCGCACAGGACGAAAATT TAAACGTGCCATCTACTGTAATTGAGGCCATGTCCCGACAGGAAAGCCTGCAACCTTTCAGCAAAACGTCCAAATCCTCTTCATCCACTATGCTGCAGCGCTCCATGGTTTTCCCTCACTCGCCTTGCTCACGGAGCTTCTCTCTTCTAGACAAGGTGGGCAACATGGAGTCAGGCTTTAATCAGCTGAACCCCAAGAACCAGCGTATCCTGGCCAGTCCCACATCTACCAGCCAACTTAACAGTGAGTTCAGTGACTGGCACCTCTGGAAGTGTGGCCAATGCTTCAAGACCTTCACACAGCGCATTCTTCTGCAaatgcatgtgtgcacacagaacCCAGACAG ACCGTATCAGTGCGGACACTGTTCACAGTCTTTTGCCCAACCCTCAGAGCTGCGCAACCATGTGGTAACGCATTCCAGTGACCGGCCTTTCAAGTGTGGCTATTGCGGCCGAGCTTTCGCTGGAGCCACGACACTTAACAACCACATCCGCACCCACACCGGGGAGAAGCCATTCAA
- the prdm6 gene encoding putative histone-lysine N-methyltransferase PRDM6 isoform X3: MLKPGDQSGSAFLKVDPTYLQHWQQLFPQSQLKNCAIPQIPAPDRAPVAAESLRQRTGLISSTTAPAALTPSSSSSCAPAVSALASLTQLSVPQLALFGHTLCTEEAPAENSGASQSKELSLQNNFNDKPSRLKLTSEELDYYLYGQQRMEIIPLNNHTSDLNNRCDMCADNRNGECPMHGPLHSLRRLVGTSSASTAVPPPEVPEWLRDLPREVCLCTSTVPGLGYGICAAQRIPQGTWIGPFQGIPLLLDKVHSGAARNTRHLWEIYDHEGTLQHFIDGNDPNKSSWMRYIRCARHCGEQNMTVVQYRSCIFYRACMDIPRGTELLVWYNDSYTSFFGIPLQCIAQDENLNVPSTVIEAMSRQESLQPFSKTSKSSSSTMLQRSMVFPHSPCSRSFSLLDKVGNMESGFNQLNPKNQRILASPTSTSQLNSEFSDWHLWKCGQCFKTFTQRILLQMHVCTQNPDRPYQCGHCSQSFAQPSELRNHVVTHSSDRPFKCGYCGRAFAGATTLNNHIRTHTGEKPFKCERCERSFTQATQLSRHQRMPNECKPISESSESIEVD; encoded by the exons ATGCTGAAGCCGGGGGATCAGAGCGGTTCTGCTTTTCTTAAAGTGGATCCGACTTATCTTCAGCACTGGCAGCAGCTTTTCCCGCAGAGTCAGCTGAAGAACTGCGCAATTCCGCAAATCCCTGCACCCGATCGTGCGCCTGTAGCAGCGGAAAGCCTCCGTCAGAGAACCGGTTTAATTTCCTCCACCACCGCTCCAGCCGCTTTAACGCCATCCTCGAGCTCGTCCTGCGCTCCTGCCGTGTCCGCGCTCGCGAGTTTAACGCAGCTCTCCGTGCCGCAGCTCGCGCTATTCGGACACACTCTCTGTACCGAGGAGGCACCGGCCGAAAACAGCGGCGCTTCTCAGTCTAAGGAACTTTCCCTGCAGAACAACTTTAACGACAAACCGTCCCGGTTGAAGCTGACTTCAGAGGAACTGGACTACTATCTGTACGGACAGCAGAGGATGGAGATTATACCATTAAACAATCACACCAGTGATCTCAATAACC GCTGTGACATGTGTGCAGATAACCGGAACGGCGAGTGCCCCATGCACGGGCCCCTGCACTCGCTGAGGCGCCTGGTAGGTACAAGTAGTGCATCCACTGCTGTGCCCCCTCCCGAGGTTCCCGAGTGGCTGCGTGACCTACCCCGTGAAGTCTGCCTTTGCACCAGCACAGTGCCAGGCCTGGGCTACGGTATCTGTGCTGCCCAGCGCATACCACAGGGCACTTGGATTGGGCCTTTTCAGGGTATTCCTCTGCTTCTGGATAAAGTGCACTCTGGAGCGGCGCGCAACACAAGACACTTATGGGAG ATCTATGACCACGAGGGCACATTACAGCACTTTATTGATGGCAATGATCCAAACAAGTCAAGCTGGATGAGGTACATCCGCTGTGCCAGACACTGTGGGGAACAGAACATGACAGTGGTTCAGTACAG ATCGTGTATTTTCTACCGGGCTTGTATGGATATTCCACGAGGAACCGAGCTTCTGGTCTGGTACAATGACAGTTACACCTCCTTCTTTGGCATCCCACTACAATGCATCGCACAGGACGAAAATT TAAACGTGCCATCTACTGTAATTGAGGCCATGTCCCGACAGGAAAGCCTGCAACCTTTCAGCAAAACGTCCAAATCCTCTTCATCCACTATGCTGCAGCGCTCCATGGTTTTCCCTCACTCGCCTTGCTCACGGAGCTTCTCTCTTCTAGACAAGGTGGGCAACATGGAGTCAGGCTTTAATCAGCTGAACCCCAAGAACCAGCGTATCCTGGCCAGTCCCACATCTACCAGCCAACTTAACAGTGAGTTCAGTGACTGGCACCTCTGGAAGTGTGGCCAATGCTTCAAGACCTTCACACAGCGCATTCTTCTGCAaatgcatgtgtgcacacagaacCCAGACAG ACCGTATCAGTGCGGACACTGTTCACAGTCTTTTGCCCAACCCTCAGAGCTGCGCAACCATGTGGTAACGCATTCCAGTGACCGGCCTTTCAAGTGTGGCTATTGCGGCCGAGCTTTCGCTGGAGCCACGACACTTAACAACCACATCCGCACCCACACCGGGGAGAAGCCATTCAA
- the prdm6 gene encoding putative histone-lysine N-methyltransferase PRDM6 isoform X5: protein MLKPGDQSGSAFLKVDPTYLQHWQQLFPQSQLKNCAIPQIPAPDRAPVAAESLRQRTGLISSTTAPAALTPSSSSSCAPAVSALASLTQLSVPQLALFGHTLCTEEAPAENSGASQSKELSLQNNFNDKPSRLKLTSEELDYYLYGQQRMEIIPLNNHTSDLNNRCDMCADNRNGECPMHGPLHSLRRLVGTSSASTAVPPPEVPEWLRDLPREVCLCTSTVPGLGYGICAAQRIPQGTWIGPFQGIPLLLDKVHSGAARNTRHLWEIYDHEGTLQHFIDGNDPNKSSWMRYIRCARHCGEQNMTVVQYRSCIFYRACMDIPRGTELLVWYNDSYTSFFGIPLQCIAQDENLNVPSTVIEAMSRQESLQPFSKTSKSSSSTMLQRSMVFPHSPCSRSFSLLDKVGNMESGFNQLNPKNQRILASPTSTSQLNSEFSDWHLWKCGQCFKTFTQRILLQMHVCTQNPDSCLWDFSICSPNRC from the exons ATGCTGAAGCCGGGGGATCAGAGCGGTTCTGCTTTTCTTAAAGTGGATCCGACTTATCTTCAGCACTGGCAGCAGCTTTTCCCGCAGAGTCAGCTGAAGAACTGCGCAATTCCGCAAATCCCTGCACCCGATCGTGCGCCTGTAGCAGCGGAAAGCCTCCGTCAGAGAACCGGTTTAATTTCCTCCACCACCGCTCCAGCCGCTTTAACGCCATCCTCGAGCTCGTCCTGCGCTCCTGCCGTGTCCGCGCTCGCGAGTTTAACGCAGCTCTCCGTGCCGCAGCTCGCGCTATTCGGACACACTCTCTGTACCGAGGAGGCACCGGCCGAAAACAGCGGCGCTTCTCAGTCTAAGGAACTTTCCCTGCAGAACAACTTTAACGACAAACCGTCCCGGTTGAAGCTGACTTCAGAGGAACTGGACTACTATCTGTACGGACAGCAGAGGATGGAGATTATACCATTAAACAATCACACCAGTGATCTCAATAACC GCTGTGACATGTGTGCAGATAACCGGAACGGCGAGTGCCCCATGCACGGGCCCCTGCACTCGCTGAGGCGCCTGGTAGGTACAAGTAGTGCATCCACTGCTGTGCCCCCTCCCGAGGTTCCCGAGTGGCTGCGTGACCTACCCCGTGAAGTCTGCCTTTGCACCAGCACAGTGCCAGGCCTGGGCTACGGTATCTGTGCTGCCCAGCGCATACCACAGGGCACTTGGATTGGGCCTTTTCAGGGTATTCCTCTGCTTCTGGATAAAGTGCACTCTGGAGCGGCGCGCAACACAAGACACTTATGGGAG ATCTATGACCACGAGGGCACATTACAGCACTTTATTGATGGCAATGATCCAAACAAGTCAAGCTGGATGAGGTACATCCGCTGTGCCAGACACTGTGGGGAACAGAACATGACAGTGGTTCAGTACAG ATCGTGTATTTTCTACCGGGCTTGTATGGATATTCCACGAGGAACCGAGCTTCTGGTCTGGTACAATGACAGTTACACCTCCTTCTTTGGCATCCCACTACAATGCATCGCACAGGACGAAAATT TAAACGTGCCATCTACTGTAATTGAGGCCATGTCCCGACAGGAAAGCCTGCAACCTTTCAGCAAAACGTCCAAATCCTCTTCATCCACTATGCTGCAGCGCTCCATGGTTTTCCCTCACTCGCCTTGCTCACGGAGCTTCTCTCTTCTAGACAAGGTGGGCAACATGGAGTCAGGCTTTAATCAGCTGAACCCCAAGAACCAGCGTATCCTGGCCAGTCCCACATCTACCAGCCAACTTAACAGTGAGTTCAGTGACTGGCACCTCTGGAAGTGTGGCCAATGCTTCAAGACCTTCACACAGCGCATTCTTCTGCAaatgcatgtgtgcacacagaacCCAGACAG CTGTTTATGGGACTTTTCAATATGCAGTCCAAATAGGTGCTGA